The following proteins come from a genomic window of Gynuella sunshinyii YC6258:
- a CDS encoding cupin-like domain-containing protein: MSDRSTEDILEIENVPGSGFFLAAYRARKPFVIRNFLYKNSDATQWNFEYLNKQLSGKILPLKEFQANGDIICSSIAAEIYIEQVLQYEKQLKDGNQDLSRPAYCHDVPIFHLADSLIEDVKHIEERLFPELYQQEWWKYAQFFMSATGSITPLHYDTLLTHNVFFQAYGRKEFVLIEKKYSQYCYRKGWRWFQVDPNNVDWDKFPLFEKAKLQRVELNAGDLLYMPPGMLHHVTTLDASLSFNVDFHTKSSVLRSFLSTLDHMPKATFYYNWLVMMGLVAKLPSRWLFKFYKPYLNYVS, encoded by the coding sequence TGTAATTCGGAATTTTCTTTATAAGAATTCTGATGCTACTCAATGGAATTTTGAATATCTGAATAAGCAGTTGTCCGGGAAGATATTGCCTCTGAAAGAGTTTCAGGCTAATGGAGATATTATATGTTCTTCTATTGCGGCAGAAATATATATTGAGCAGGTCCTGCAGTATGAAAAGCAACTTAAAGACGGAAATCAGGATCTCTCCCGTCCAGCATATTGCCATGATGTGCCAATATTTCACCTGGCTGATTCATTGATCGAGGATGTTAAACATATTGAAGAACGATTGTTTCCTGAATTGTATCAACAGGAGTGGTGGAAATACGCGCAGTTTTTTATGAGTGCTACGGGCAGTATAACGCCTCTGCACTACGATACATTATTGACTCATAATGTTTTTTTTCAGGCATACGGTAGAAAAGAATTTGTTCTGATAGAAAAAAAATACTCACAATATTGTTATCGAAAAGGATGGAGGTGGTTTCAGGTGGATCCTAATAATGTTGATTGGGATAAGTTTCCACTTTTCGAAAAAGCCAAGTTACAGCGTGTAGAATTAAATGCTGGTGATCTGCTTTACATGCCACCGGGAATGTTGCATCACGTGACAACATTGGATGCTTCTCTCAGTTTCAATGTTGATTTTCATACGAAGTCCAGTGTGTTGCGAAGCTTTTTGTCGACCCTCGATCATATGCCAAAAGCAACTTTTTATTATAACTGGCTGGTGATGATGGGGTTGGTCGCTAAATTGCCATCGCGCTGGTTGTTCAAGTTCTATAAGCCTTATCTCAATTATGTTTCATGA
- the ectB gene encoding diaminobutyrate--2-oxoglutarate transaminase — protein MNTSNLSIFEEYESEVRSYCRSFPVVLTRARGSFVFDRNGNRYIDFFCGAGAINYGHNNEAVKAALLEYIENDGILMSLDFHSDAKERFIQTFQEKILKPRGLSYKMQFTSPSGTSVVESAVKLARKYTGRQNVVAFTNAFHGMSATSLSLTGSKHHRQEVSHGAVTRLPFDGYLGADFDYIGYYRKLLEDQSSGVDLPAAIILETLQGEGGLNQASVSWLRGIRQLCNDFDIKLIVDDIQTGCGRTGRFFSFEYAEIVPDMVCLSKSIGAIGLPCAVLLFSPEIDVWQKGEDNGTFRGNNLAFVAADKMIQLYWSDLEFERILEQRSALLRVFCEEMQSLFSDRIASVKGAGLMQGLEFFSEQDTAAVAKACISAGLIIETCGSRDQTLKLMPALTIDEATLKQGMAIIKNALAYCLNSITG, from the coding sequence ATGAATACTTCAAATCTGTCCATATTTGAAGAATATGAATCTGAAGTTCGCTCGTACTGTCGTTCATTTCCAGTTGTATTGACGAGAGCTCGTGGTAGTTTTGTTTTTGATCGGAATGGAAACCGTTATATCGATTTTTTTTGCGGTGCAGGTGCCATCAATTATGGCCACAACAATGAAGCAGTTAAGGCGGCTCTGCTTGAGTATATAGAGAACGATGGCATTTTGATGTCATTGGATTTTCACTCTGATGCCAAGGAGCGCTTCATTCAGACGTTTCAGGAGAAAATCCTTAAACCCCGTGGTCTGAGTTATAAAATGCAATTTACCAGTCCCTCAGGAACGAGTGTGGTTGAGTCTGCTGTTAAATTGGCTCGAAAGTATACTGGGCGACAAAATGTAGTTGCATTCACGAATGCTTTTCACGGAATGTCAGCAACATCCTTAAGTTTAACGGGTAGTAAGCATCACCGTCAGGAAGTGTCTCACGGTGCCGTCACTCGTTTGCCATTCGATGGTTATCTGGGGGCGGATTTTGATTACATTGGTTACTATCGAAAGTTACTTGAGGATCAAAGTTCGGGGGTGGATTTGCCGGCCGCCATTATTCTCGAAACCCTTCAGGGAGAGGGCGGATTAAACCAGGCCAGCGTCAGTTGGCTTCGTGGTATACGTCAATTGTGTAATGATTTCGATATCAAACTTATCGTTGATGATATTCAGACCGGTTGTGGTAGAACCGGAAGGTTTTTCAGCTTTGAATATGCTGAAATAGTTCCTGATATGGTTTGCTTGTCGAAATCCATCGGTGCTATTGGTTTACCCTGCGCTGTTTTGTTGTTTTCACCTGAAATAGATGTATGGCAAAAAGGAGAAGATAACGGCACTTTCCGGGGCAATAATCTAGCCTTCGTTGCAGCTGACAAGATGATTCAGCTGTATTGGAGTGATCTTGAGTTTGAGCGAATACTTGAACAAAGATCGGCATTATTGCGAGTTTTCTGTGAAGAGATGCAGAGTCTGTTTTCTGACAGAATTGCCTCCGTGAAGGGGGCCGGGCTTATGCAAGGGCTGGAGTTTTTTTCAGAGCAGGATACCGCTGCGGTTGCCAAGGCCTGTATTAGTGCCGGTTTGATAATTGAGACCTGCGGTTCCAGGGATCAAACTCTTAAGCTTATGCCGGCACTGACAATTGATGAGGCCACTTTGAAACAGGGAATGGCCATCATTAAAAATGCTCTTGCGTATTGTCTGAATTCAATAACGGGCTAA
- a CDS encoding JmjC domain-containing protein: MHQTLNFDIDDFLKNYWQRKPLLIKHAINPDLLQISREELFDFAAQEWVESRIVSSQDQKNWTLHRGPFDNDDYQSLASKDWTLLIQAIDQFIPEANQLKKIFDFIPSWRLDDIMASLAQTGAGVGPHFDQYDVFLIQGQGQRRWQIGPVCDGNSPLLENCELSILQYMQVDHQWDLSPGDILYLPPGIAHNGTALTDDCMTISVGFRAPAHSEILDDYFGRLSARIDQSLRYSDPAIHKQGNPHAVTADAVSRLKTIIGQYANNEALLSQWLGEFMTEPKYPEHFPEQPAPSWAVMQDIINTATCFQLHPGARAAIDDQYLFVNGESWARRELSSALIDFVLNHAIAEASQFNKWLENDTSRQLVIDLISRNCLLYEES; encoded by the coding sequence GTGCACCAAACCCTTAACTTTGATATCGATGATTTCCTGAAAAACTACTGGCAACGCAAACCATTGTTGATCAAGCATGCAATCAACCCTGATTTGTTACAGATCTCCCGAGAGGAATTATTTGATTTTGCTGCACAGGAATGGGTGGAATCACGGATTGTCAGTAGTCAGGATCAAAAAAACTGGACTCTTCACCGTGGTCCCTTTGACAATGACGACTATCAAAGCCTGGCGTCCAAAGATTGGACTCTGCTGATACAGGCCATTGATCAGTTTATTCCCGAAGCGAATCAGCTAAAAAAGATCTTTGATTTCATCCCCAGCTGGCGGCTGGACGACATCATGGCCAGTCTGGCCCAGACTGGGGCCGGAGTCGGACCTCACTTTGACCAATATGATGTATTTTTAATTCAGGGACAGGGCCAGAGACGCTGGCAGATTGGTCCGGTTTGTGATGGCAACTCTCCACTGCTGGAAAATTGTGAATTAAGCATTTTGCAGTATATGCAGGTAGACCATCAATGGGACCTTTCACCCGGAGATATCCTCTATTTACCACCAGGAATTGCACACAACGGCACTGCCTTGACCGATGACTGTATGACTATCTCAGTGGGATTTCGAGCACCGGCACATAGCGAAATTCTGGACGATTACTTCGGTCGCCTCAGCGCACGTATAGACCAGAGCCTCCGTTATAGTGATCCTGCAATCCATAAGCAAGGCAATCCACATGCAGTGACAGCAGACGCAGTATCAAGATTAAAAACCATTATCGGACAATACGCCAATAACGAAGCCCTGCTCAGTCAATGGCTGGGCGAGTTCATGACCGAACCCAAATACCCTGAACACTTTCCCGAACAGCCCGCTCCCTCATGGGCTGTCATGCAAGATATTATTAACACAGCAACCTGTTTCCAACTACACCCCGGCGCCAGAGCAGCGATAGATGATCAATATCTGTTTGTAAATGGTGAAAGTTGGGCGCGCCGCGAACTCAGCAGCGCCCTGATTGATTTTGTGTTGAACCATGCTATCGCCGAAGCTTCTCAATTTAACAAATGGCTTGAGAATGATACCAGCAGACAACTGGTTATTGACTTGATCAGTCGTAACTGTCTGCTCTATGAAGAAAGCTAG
- the purB gene encoding adenylosuccinate lyase, producing MQLSSLTAISPVDGRYGSKTESLRPIFSEYGLIRARVTVEVRWLQKLASHPAIQELQPLSDDANGFIDQLVNNFSEADAQVIKDIEKTTNHDVKAVEYFLKDKFSASEELSKISEFVHFACTSEDINNLSHGLMLTEGRNILVPVLESIVESIRQLALNHADMPMLSRTHGQTASPTTLGKEMANVAHRLARQLETIKNSQLLGKINGAVGNYNAHISAYPEIDWEKNAQEFVESLGLSWNPYTTQIEPHDYIAELFDAFARFNTILIDFDRDVWGYISLGYFKQKTIAGEVGSSTMPHKVNPIDFENSEGNLGVANALLQHLASKLPVSRWQRDLTDSTVLRTLGTGLAHSLIAYQATLKGISKLEANPHKLAEDLNNAWEVLAEPIQTVMRRYGISEPYEKLKAFTRGKAITQTAIQDFVNSLELPEDAKQNLLAMTPASYIGNAVQQARKI from the coding sequence ATGCAATTATCATCGCTTACAGCTATTTCGCCGGTTGATGGTCGTTACGGCAGTAAAACAGAATCACTCAGACCCATATTCAGCGAATACGGATTAATCAGGGCCCGGGTCACTGTTGAGGTAAGATGGTTGCAAAAACTGGCATCACATCCCGCCATACAGGAACTTCAACCGTTATCTGATGACGCTAACGGCTTTATCGATCAACTGGTGAACAATTTCAGTGAAGCCGATGCTCAAGTCATCAAAGATATCGAGAAAACCACCAATCATGATGTCAAAGCAGTTGAATACTTTCTAAAGGACAAATTCTCTGCTTCTGAAGAACTCAGCAAGATCAGTGAGTTCGTACACTTTGCCTGTACATCTGAAGATATCAATAACCTGTCTCACGGATTAATGCTGACAGAAGGGCGGAATATTCTGGTACCAGTGCTTGAGTCTATTGTGGAGAGCATCAGACAGCTTGCCCTGAATCATGCGGACATGCCCATGTTGTCGCGCACTCACGGCCAAACAGCCTCCCCCACCACTCTGGGGAAAGAGATGGCAAATGTTGCTCATCGTCTAGCCAGACAACTGGAAACAATCAAAAACTCTCAATTACTGGGAAAAATCAATGGCGCTGTCGGAAACTACAATGCCCATATATCTGCATATCCGGAAATTGACTGGGAAAAGAATGCCCAGGAATTTGTAGAGTCACTGGGGCTGAGCTGGAACCCGTATACTACTCAAATCGAACCCCATGACTATATTGCGGAATTATTCGATGCTTTTGCCCGGTTTAATACGATTCTGATCGACTTTGATCGTGATGTATGGGGCTATATTTCTTTGGGATACTTCAAGCAAAAAACAATCGCTGGTGAAGTAGGCTCTTCCACAATGCCACACAAAGTCAATCCAATTGATTTTGAAAATTCTGAAGGAAACCTGGGAGTGGCCAACGCCCTGTTACAGCATCTGGCCAGCAAACTTCCAGTTTCCCGCTGGCAACGAGACCTTACTGACTCAACGGTGCTACGCACCCTTGGAACTGGTCTGGCTCACAGCCTGATCGCTTACCAGGCCACACTGAAAGGCATTTCCAAACTAGAGGCCAACCCACACAAACTGGCCGAAGACCTGAACAACGCGTGGGAGGTTCTGGCAGAACCCATACAGACAGTCATGCGCCGTTATGGTATTTCTGAACCATATGAAAAACTAAAAGCTTTTACTCGTGGAAAAGCAATTACTCAGACTGCCATCCAGGATTTCGTTAACTCTCTCGAATTGCCGGAAGATGCCAAACAAAACCTGCTCGCAATGACACCCGCATCCTATATCGGTAACGCTGTCCAGCAAGCCAGAAAAATCTAA
- the hflD gene encoding high frequency lysogenization protein HflD, whose product MTKSVQDQTLAIAGVFQSALLVDELARQGQISPTDLEIAVSSIFNTTPQSAIDIYGGEVSHLRQGLNGIRALLSRDTKGLPQDVVRYAMGIMHIEGKVRENKTLLSKLSEGIERSRGQKEYFDNLIHDSVIGSLANTYIETISTLSFRIQVTGNPTLLQDERIASRIRTLLLAGIRSAFLWHQSGGHRWHFLFRRGLILRTARQIQTQGLQ is encoded by the coding sequence ATGACAAAATCAGTTCAGGATCAAACTCTGGCAATTGCAGGGGTTTTCCAATCAGCCCTGTTGGTGGACGAGCTTGCCCGCCAAGGTCAAATCTCACCTACAGACCTTGAAATTGCGGTGAGCAGTATCTTCAACACCACCCCACAGTCAGCAATAGACATATACGGCGGAGAAGTCTCTCACCTGCGCCAGGGCCTGAACGGTATTCGAGCACTGCTCAGTCGTGACACCAAGGGCCTACCCCAGGATGTGGTCAGATATGCAATGGGCATCATGCACATTGAAGGAAAAGTCAGAGAAAACAAAACACTGCTGAGCAAATTATCAGAGGGAATCGAACGCTCACGCGGACAAAAAGAGTATTTTGACAACCTTATCCACGATTCAGTGATTGGTTCACTGGCAAATACCTACATAGAAACCATATCGACATTATCTTTTCGAATTCAGGTGACGGGAAACCCCACTCTGCTGCAGGATGAGCGTATTGCCAGCCGCATCAGGACATTATTGCTTGCCGGTATCCGCAGTGCCTTTTTATGGCATCAAAGCGGCGGACATCGCTGGCATTTCTTATTTCGACGCGGCCTGATACTCAGAACAGCACGGCAAATCCAGACACAGGGACTCCAATGA
- the mnmA gene encoding tRNA 2-thiouridine(34) synthase MnmA, with amino-acid sequence MNKDTKVIVGMSGGVDSSVSALLLLEQGYQVEGLFMKNWEEDDGTEYCTAKEDLADAQAVCDRLGIKLHQANFAAEYWDNVFEHFLDEYREGRTPNPDILCNKEIKFKAFLEYAQILGADKIATGHYVRKSGAGHNTKLLKGLDPNKDQSYFLHAVGAAELDLSLFPIGELEKPKVRELAEKHQFVTARKKDSTGICFIGERRFSDFLKQYLPARPGKIETDEGEVIGEHSGLMYYTIGQRQGLGIGGLKNHTEAPWFVAAKDLNRNVLTVVQGQDHPLLYTQYLSINKYDWVDGIGPIDGSRLNCKHRYRQPDQACTIVRQKNSYIVEFDQPQRAITPGQSAVFYLEDACLGGGVIEKTWNQ; translated from the coding sequence ATGAATAAAGATACCAAAGTCATCGTTGGCATGTCAGGCGGAGTGGATTCTTCCGTCAGCGCATTGTTACTGCTGGAACAAGGCTATCAGGTTGAGGGTCTGTTCATGAAAAACTGGGAAGAAGACGACGGCACAGAATACTGTACTGCGAAAGAAGATCTTGCAGACGCACAGGCAGTTTGTGATCGTCTGGGCATCAAATTACACCAGGCGAACTTTGCGGCTGAATATTGGGATAACGTCTTTGAGCATTTTCTGGATGAATATCGGGAGGGTCGTACTCCCAACCCAGATATTCTGTGCAACAAAGAAATTAAGTTTAAAGCTTTTCTTGAGTATGCTCAGATTTTAGGTGCCGACAAAATAGCCACAGGCCATTATGTCAGGAAATCCGGCGCCGGCCACAATACAAAACTACTCAAAGGCCTGGATCCCAATAAGGATCAGTCTTACTTTTTGCATGCTGTGGGAGCTGCGGAGCTTGATCTATCGCTATTTCCGATTGGCGAACTTGAAAAGCCAAAGGTCCGGGAACTGGCTGAGAAACACCAATTTGTAACCGCCAGAAAAAAAGACAGCACAGGCATATGCTTTATAGGAGAACGTCGCTTCAGCGATTTCCTTAAACAATACCTGCCCGCCAGACCAGGAAAAATTGAAACTGACGAGGGGGAAGTAATTGGCGAGCATAGCGGTTTGATGTATTACACGATTGGGCAACGACAGGGCCTTGGCATTGGCGGCCTGAAAAACCACACCGAAGCGCCCTGGTTTGTTGCGGCCAAAGACCTTAACCGCAATGTTCTTACTGTCGTTCAGGGCCAGGATCATCCACTTCTCTACACTCAGTATCTAAGCATTAATAAGTATGACTGGGTAGATGGAATTGGCCCCATTGATGGCAGCCGGCTAAACTGCAAACATCGTTATCGCCAGCCTGATCAGGCTTGTACTATTGTTCGACAGAAGAACAGCTATATCGTCGAGTTTGATCAACCCCAGCGAGCCATCACTCCTGGCCAGTCTGCAGTATTTTATCTGGAGGATGCTTGCCTGGGTGGTGGAGTAATCGAAAAAACCTGGAACCAATAG
- the fabV gene encoding enoyl-ACP reductase FabV, translating to MIIKPKVRGFICTTAHPVGCREHVREQIEYVKANKPAGSGPKNVLVIGCSNGYGLASRIAAAFGYGANTLGVMFEKEPTEKRTASAGWYNTKAFESFAHEAGVYARSFNVDAFSNEAKAAVIEAAKSELGPIDLVIYSLGSPRRTDPNTGITHSSSLKAIGEPVTRKNLNTDTRQVGEFTLEPANDEEIANTIKVMGGEDWELWMEALVEAGVLADGVKTTAFSYIGKELTWPIYGGATIGRAKQDVDRACKVIAQRLKPLNGSAHVSVLKAVVTQSSSAIPVMPLYLSILIKVMKEQGTNEGCIEQVNGLFNNELYADSALTLDEEGRIRMDLNELKPEVQDQVAAIWEEVDSDNLDEKADFAAYQEEFFRLFGFGYSNVDYDQDVDPIV from the coding sequence ATGATCATTAAGCCCAAAGTTCGTGGTTTCATTTGTACTACTGCTCATCCCGTTGGGTGCAGAGAGCATGTACGTGAACAGATTGAATATGTAAAAGCCAATAAGCCGGCCGGGAGCGGCCCCAAGAATGTGTTGGTCATAGGATGTTCCAATGGCTATGGTCTGGCTTCCAGAATTGCAGCAGCATTTGGTTATGGTGCCAACACGCTGGGGGTTATGTTTGAAAAAGAACCTACTGAAAAGCGTACAGCATCGGCCGGCTGGTACAATACCAAGGCATTTGAATCATTTGCACACGAAGCGGGCGTATATGCCCGGTCATTTAACGTTGATGCATTCTCAAATGAGGCAAAAGCTGCCGTAATCGAGGCAGCTAAATCTGAGCTGGGGCCGATTGATCTGGTTATATACAGTCTCGGCTCGCCGCGACGTACGGATCCCAACACTGGTATCACCCATTCCTCTTCTCTGAAGGCCATTGGTGAGCCGGTTACCCGCAAAAACCTAAATACCGATACCCGTCAGGTCGGAGAGTTCACCCTTGAACCGGCAAACGATGAAGAAATTGCCAACACAATAAAAGTGATGGGGGGGGAAGATTGGGAATTATGGATGGAAGCGCTTGTTGAGGCGGGTGTGTTGGCTGATGGCGTCAAGACTACTGCATTCAGCTATATTGGCAAGGAGTTGACGTGGCCAATCTATGGCGGTGCCACCATTGGTCGGGCCAAGCAGGATGTTGATCGCGCCTGTAAAGTAATTGCTCAACGTCTGAAGCCTCTCAATGGTTCTGCCCATGTATCGGTTTTAAAGGCGGTCGTTACTCAGTCCAGCTCAGCAATACCTGTAATGCCTCTGTATCTGTCAATTCTGATAAAAGTTATGAAAGAGCAGGGTACCAATGAAGGATGTATTGAGCAGGTAAATGGGCTGTTCAACAATGAGTTATACGCTGACTCTGCTCTGACACTTGATGAAGAAGGCAGAATCCGGATGGATCTGAATGAGCTGAAACCTGAAGTTCAGGACCAGGTTGCTGCTATTTGGGAGGAAGTTGACTCCGACAACCTGGACGAAAAAGCCGACTTCGCGGCTTATCAGGAAGAATTCTTCAGGCTTTTCGGTTTTGGCTATTCCAACGTCGATTACGATCAGGACGTTGATCCAATCGTCTGA
- a CDS encoding pseudouridine synthase: MAKIILLNKPFNVLSQFRKNDERQTLADFVKDATVNVAGRLDYDSEGLIVLTDNGLLQQQISNPKHQKWKTYWVQVEGQIGEEAILKLSRGVPLKDGMTRPAKVQNISEPDIWVRTPPVRERKSIPTSWIEISISEGRNRQIRRMTAAVGHPTLRLIRTTVGEWKLEDLLPGEYRELQVDAPKQASVNPRKKIRRLDQRPDRNRRWNSQNRKA; the protein is encoded by the coding sequence ATGGCCAAAATCATCTTATTGAATAAACCGTTTAATGTACTGTCACAGTTTCGAAAAAACGATGAGCGCCAGACTTTAGCGGACTTTGTGAAAGATGCAACAGTAAACGTGGCCGGCCGCCTGGATTATGACTCCGAAGGCCTTATTGTTCTTACAGATAATGGCCTGTTGCAACAACAGATTTCCAACCCCAAACATCAAAAGTGGAAAACCTATTGGGTCCAGGTAGAGGGCCAGATTGGTGAGGAAGCCATTCTGAAACTTTCTCGCGGAGTTCCATTGAAAGACGGCATGACGAGGCCAGCAAAAGTGCAGAATATTTCAGAACCCGATATATGGGTGCGCACCCCGCCCGTTCGCGAACGAAAATCAATACCGACCAGCTGGATAGAGATATCTATTAGCGAAGGCAGAAATCGCCAGATAAGACGCATGACTGCAGCAGTGGGGCACCCTACTTTGCGCCTGATACGTACAACCGTTGGCGAATGGAAACTTGAGGATCTACTACCAGGTGAATATCGGGAGCTTCAAGTTGATGCTCCCAAACAGGCATCAGTAAACCCAAGAAAAAAAATCAGACGATTGGATCAACGTCCTGATCGTAATCGACGTTGGAATAGCCAAAACCGAAAAGCCTGA
- the icd gene encoding NADP-dependent isocitrate dehydrogenase, which produces MGYQKIQVPSEGSKISFNADGSLNVPNNPIIPYIEGDGIGVDVTPPMIEVIDAAVAKAYGGEKKISWMEVYAGEKATTVYDADTWLPEETLEAFKEFCVGIKGPLTTPVGGGIRSLNVAIRQELDLYVCQRPVQWFTGVPSPVLKPHEVDMVIFRENSEDIYAGVEWKAGTPEADKIIKFLREEMGVTKIRFPENCGIGVKPVSEEGTKRLVRKALQYTVDNDRDSLTLVHKGNIMKFTEGAFKDWGYEVAKEEFGAELLDGGPWMQFKNPRTGKQIIVKDVIADAMLQQILLRPAEYSVIATLNLNGDYLSDALAAEVGGIGIAPGANISDEVAVFEATHGTAPKYAGQDKVNPGSLILSGEMMLRHMGWTEAADLVLKGMSGAIDAKTVTYDFHRLMDGATLVKASEFGKAIIKAMA; this is translated from the coding sequence ATGGGTTACCAAAAAATCCAGGTGCCATCAGAAGGCAGCAAAATCAGCTTTAACGCTGATGGTTCATTGAATGTCCCCAATAATCCGATTATCCCTTATATTGAAGGTGATGGCATTGGTGTTGACGTAACTCCGCCAATGATCGAAGTTATCGATGCGGCTGTGGCAAAAGCATACGGTGGAGAGAAGAAAATCTCTTGGATGGAAGTCTACGCCGGAGAGAAAGCAACGACCGTTTATGATGCGGATACGTGGTTGCCAGAAGAAACCCTCGAAGCGTTTAAAGAGTTTTGTGTTGGTATTAAAGGCCCGTTGACCACTCCTGTGGGCGGTGGTATCCGTTCTTTGAACGTGGCCATCCGTCAGGAGCTTGACCTGTACGTATGTCAGCGCCCGGTTCAGTGGTTTACTGGAGTTCCCAGCCCTGTTCTGAAACCACATGAAGTAGATATGGTGATCTTTCGTGAAAACTCTGAGGACATTTATGCCGGAGTTGAATGGAAAGCAGGTACGCCTGAAGCTGACAAAATCATCAAATTCCTCAGAGAGGAGATGGGGGTAACAAAGATCCGTTTCCCTGAGAATTGCGGTATCGGTGTCAAGCCTGTTTCTGAAGAAGGTACCAAGCGGTTGGTACGTAAGGCGTTGCAATACACGGTCGACAATGATCGTGATTCATTGACGCTGGTTCATAAAGGCAACATCATGAAGTTTACTGAAGGTGCCTTTAAGGATTGGGGTTACGAAGTTGCCAAAGAAGAATTCGGAGCGGAACTTCTTGATGGTGGACCATGGATGCAGTTCAAAAATCCAAGAACTGGAAAACAGATCATTGTTAAAGATGTCATTGCGGATGCAATGCTGCAGCAAATTTTGTTGCGTCCTGCTGAATACAGCGTTATTGCAACACTAAACCTGAATGGTGATTATTTGTCTGATGCGCTGGCTGCTGAAGTTGGTGGAATCGGTATCGCTCCAGGTGCGAATATTTCTGATGAAGTAGCTGTGTTCGAAGCAACTCATGGTACCGCGCCTAAATATGCTGGACAGGACAAAGTTAACCCCGGTTCATTAATTCTCTCTGGTGAAATGATGCTGCGCCACATGGGTTGGACTGAGGCTGCTGATTTAGTTCTGAAAGGTATGTCTGGTGCTATCGACGCAAAAACCGTTACTTACGATTTCCATCGTTTAATGGACGGAGCAACTTTGGTTAAAGCTTCTGAGTTTGGTAAAGCGATTATCAAAGCAATGGCATAA
- a CDS encoding cold shock domain-containing protein, whose amino-acid sequence MPAGKVKWFNNAKGYGFVLAEGSDEDLFVHYSSIMMDGYKTLKAGQPVAFRTTKANRGTHAIDVQVAKDETHARELAVELDQTSTEIEKRA is encoded by the coding sequence ATGCCTGCAGGGAAAGTTAAATGGTTTAACAACGCCAAAGGGTACGGATTCGTATTAGCAGAAGGAAGTGATGAAGATCTTTTTGTACATTATTCATCTATCATGATGGATGGATATAAGACATTGAAAGCAGGGCAACCGGTTGCGTTTCGAACAACCAAAGCCAATCGTGGTACCCATGCTATTGATGTTCAGGTTGCAAAAGATGAGACCCATGCAAGGGAACTGGCGGTGGAGTTAGATCAGACCTCGACAGAAATAGAAAAACGAGCATAG
- the clpS gene encoding ATP-dependent Clp protease adapter ClpS — protein MADHNPLEGENGGGVAVETSKPELKRPSQYRVILLNDDYTPMEFVVHILELFFGMNREKATQVMLTVHTQGKGVCGVYTKDIAETKAAMVNEYSRQNEHPLICEVERVL, from the coding sequence ATGGCAGATCATAATCCTTTAGAAGGAGAGAATGGGGGTGGAGTTGCAGTTGAGACCTCAAAACCAGAGTTAAAACGACCTTCGCAATATCGAGTCATTCTTTTAAATGATGACTATACTCCTATGGAGTTTGTGGTACATATACTTGAATTGTTCTTTGGTATGAATCGTGAAAAGGCAACTCAAGTAATGCTTACAGTCCACACACAGGGTAAAGGTGTGTGTGGGGTCTATACTAAGGATATCGCAGAGACTAAAGCGGCAATGGTTAATGAATATTCGCGTCAAAACGAGCATCCGTTAATCTGTGAAGTAGAGCGTGTTCTGTAG